Proteins encoded within one genomic window of Akkermansiaceae bacterium:
- a CDS encoding DUF3341 domain-containing protein — protein MSTTRKRVYGYLAEFKSASALYKAAEQIRDAGFRKWDCYSPYPIHGLDGAMGVKRSILPWFVFCGGITGTATAFALAYSTQVVIYPTVVQAKPTNIFTVPAFFPIMFELTILFSVLTVLFGVLALMQLPRLNHPLFASRQFHRATDDGFFIAIEARDPKFSPNGTRDLLSEIGGANIELVEEEDK, from the coding sequence GTGAGCACCACCCGCAAACGCGTCTACGGCTACCTCGCCGAGTTCAAGAGCGCCTCCGCCCTCTACAAAGCCGCCGAGCAGATCCGCGACGCCGGCTTCCGGAAATGGGACTGCTATTCCCCGTATCCGATCCACGGCCTCGACGGGGCGATGGGAGTGAAGCGCTCCATCCTGCCATGGTTCGTCTTCTGCGGTGGCATCACCGGCACGGCGACCGCCTTCGCGCTGGCCTACTCCACCCAGGTGGTGATCTACCCGACGGTGGTGCAGGCGAAGCCGACGAACATCTTCACGGTGCCCGCGTTCTTCCCGATCATGTTCGAGCTGACGATCCTGTTCTCCGTGCTGACCGTGCTCTTCGGCGTGCTCGCACTGATGCAGCTCCCGCGCCTGAACCACCCGCTCTTTGCCAGCCGCCAGTTCCACCGTGCGACCGATGATGGCTTCTTCATCGCCATCGAAGCCCGCGATCCGAAGTTCAGCCCCAACGGCACCCGCGACCTCCTCTCCGAGATTGGCGGGGCGAACATCGAACTCGTCGAAGAAGAGGACAAATAA
- a CDS encoding c-type cytochrome, with translation MDSSRDNLFTRFTTFWWALFVFAGFGVLLAVIWLFNNSEPKNLEDVVAVARYKNKEEVLKAQATALPQEAIDKAISGVAAKLAASKPAAVATDAQIVPGSARAEAKAAGGSVDPTEINKAAAESTEAVDPAVLAKGQASYLLCGACHGQNGEGVPMAGPPLAGSEWVTGPVSNLVILGFRGLIGPITVAGKEHTEFVAGMAPMAAAMSDEDYAAVLTYIRNSFGNKASPVKPEWVKAFRGEIGKPQLPTSELIQPEAK, from the coding sequence ATGGACTCTTCCCGCGATAATCTCTTCACCCGCTTCACCACCTTCTGGTGGGCGCTCTTCGTGTTCGCCGGTTTCGGCGTGCTGCTGGCGGTCATCTGGCTCTTCAACAACTCCGAGCCGAAGAACCTCGAGGATGTCGTCGCGGTCGCCCGTTACAAGAACAAGGAAGAAGTGCTGAAGGCCCAGGCCACCGCCCTTCCGCAGGAAGCCATCGACAAGGCGATCTCCGGCGTGGCCGCGAAGCTGGCCGCTTCCAAGCCCGCCGCCGTCGCGACCGACGCCCAGATCGTCCCCGGTTCCGCCCGTGCGGAGGCCAAGGCAGCGGGCGGCTCCGTCGATCCCACCGAGATCAACAAGGCCGCCGCCGAGTCCACCGAAGCCGTCGATCCGGCGGTGCTGGCGAAGGGCCAGGCCAGCTACCTCCTCTGCGGAGCGTGCCACGGCCAGAACGGTGAAGGCGTGCCGATGGCAGGTCCTCCGCTGGCCGGCTCCGAGTGGGTCACCGGTCCGGTGTCCAACCTCGTCATCCTCGGTTTCCGCGGCCTCATCGGCCCGATCACCGTGGCCGGAAAGGAACACACGGAATTTGTCGCCGGCATGGCCCCGATGGCCGCCGCCATGTCTGACGAGGACTACGCCGCGGTCCTCACCTACATCCGGAACAGCTTCGGCAACAAAGCCTCGCCAGTGAAGCCGGAATGGGTCAAAGCCTTCCGTGGCGAGATCGGCAAGCCGCAACTCCCCACCTCCGAGCTGATCCAGCCCGAAGCCAAGTAA
- the nrfD gene encoding polysulfide reductase NrfD, with amino-acid sequence MASSTHTAPETHTGVKLPVLEREKLILNGRSYHWITERICGVVENKQPLLWWLLFIPSALIALIGVGGGLTYLVSTGVGVWGMTNRVFWGWDITNFVFWIGIGHAGTLISAVLFLTRQNWRTSINRAAEAMTIFAVCCAGIFPAFHIGRVWFAWFLAPVPNANGIWQNFKSPLLWDVFAVSTYFTASLIFWYLGMVPDLATIRDRCKPGLRKLLYGIFSLGWRGGNRQWSHYEMAYLLLAALSTPLVLSVHSVVSFDFATSVVPGWHTTIFPPYFVAGAIFGGFAMVLTIMIPARFIYGLQDMITMKHIDNMAKIILLTGTIVGYAYLMELFVAFYSGAIYEMDAFKFRIAGPYWWAYYAMMGCNVISPQLFWFKWCRENLWVIMIVSMCVNVGMWFERFVIIVTTLARMWLPGDWKTYSPSGVEMMTFVGTIGMFLALFLLFLRFLPCINIAEVKWTLPESDPHFDDNNEHDDHGTVSEAAYQKELASSK; translated from the coding sequence ATGGCATCCTCCACACACACGGCTCCGGAGACGCACACGGGAGTGAAACTCCCGGTTCTCGAGCGTGAAAAGCTGATCCTCAACGGCCGGTCCTACCACTGGATCACCGAGCGGATCTGCGGCGTCGTCGAAAACAAGCAGCCCCTCCTCTGGTGGCTGCTGTTCATCCCGTCCGCGCTGATCGCCCTCATCGGTGTCGGCGGCGGCCTGACCTACCTCGTTTCCACCGGTGTCGGTGTGTGGGGTATGACCAACCGGGTCTTCTGGGGCTGGGACATCACCAACTTCGTGTTCTGGATCGGTATCGGCCACGCGGGCACGCTGATTTCGGCGGTTCTGTTCCTGACGCGACAGAACTGGCGGACGTCCATCAACCGCGCGGCGGAGGCCATGACCATCTTCGCCGTGTGTTGTGCGGGTATCTTCCCGGCCTTCCACATCGGCCGCGTGTGGTTCGCCTGGTTCCTCGCTCCGGTGCCGAACGCGAACGGCATCTGGCAGAACTTCAAGTCGCCCCTGCTCTGGGACGTGTTCGCGGTGTCCACCTACTTCACCGCCTCCCTCATCTTCTGGTACCTCGGCATGGTGCCGGACCTCGCCACCATCCGCGACCGGTGCAAGCCTGGCCTGCGCAAGCTCCTCTACGGGATCTTCTCCCTCGGCTGGCGCGGTGGCAACCGCCAGTGGAGCCACTATGAGATGGCCTACCTCCTGCTGGCCGCCCTCTCCACCCCGCTCGTGCTTTCCGTGCACTCGGTCGTGTCCTTCGACTTCGCCACCTCCGTCGTCCCGGGCTGGCACACCACCATCTTCCCGCCCTACTTCGTCGCTGGCGCCATCTTCGGTGGCTTCGCGATGGTGCTCACCATCATGATCCCGGCCCGTTTCATCTACGGCCTCCAGGACATGATCACGATGAAGCACATCGACAACATGGCGAAGATCATCCTCCTGACCGGCACCATCGTCGGCTACGCCTACCTCATGGAGCTGTTCGTCGCCTTCTACTCCGGCGCGATCTACGAGATGGACGCCTTCAAGTTCCGGATCGCTGGTCCATACTGGTGGGCCTACTACGCGATGATGGGCTGCAACGTCATCTCCCCGCAGCTTTTCTGGTTCAAATGGTGCCGGGAGAACCTCTGGGTCATCATGATCGTCTCGATGTGCGTCAACGTCGGCATGTGGTTCGAGCGCTTCGTCATCATCGTGACCACCCTGGCGCGGATGTGGCTGCCGGGTGACTGGAAGACCTACTCCCCGTCCGGTGTGGAAATGATGACCTTCGTCGGCACCATCGGCATGTTCCTCGCCCTGTTCCTGCTCTTCCTGCGCTTCCTGCCCTGCATCAACATCGCCGAGGTGAAGTGGACCCTTCCGGAGTCCGACCCGCACTTCGACGACAACAACGAGCACGACGACCACGGCACGGTCTCCGAAGCCGCCTACCAGAAGGAGCTGGCCTCCTCCAAGTAA
- a CDS encoding cbb3-type cytochrome c oxidase subunit I, with translation MSSTAQSIQDAKLRADIDRSLRHPVMFFMTSGAAWLAVSIILGLISSAKVHSPEFLSGCGWLTYGRVFPAHIAALVYGWGFQAAFGVMIWLMARLSRQECKSAGVILAAGHVWNFAVSIGLLGILGGAGTGVPWMEFPTFVWPVLLVTYFVIVVWSFIQFRVRPSGYVYISQWYIMAAMIWFPWVFITANLLVFTFKGGHPVMAAGIAAWFKSGLIYLFFTPVALAASYYLAPKVTGRPIYSYSLAKLGFWSLAIIAPWAGMQKLTGAPIPFFLPYLGAAATALLFIPALAVGVNILRTTLANPEAVEQSPSLRFSVAGIIGLLVFGFAGLFLNLPGSSLKLTQFSLSGYGFEILALYAFFSFIMFGAIYFIVPRITRREWLSRRLINMHFFFSVYGIIAVSVVALFGGLMQGIGQEEWIQPWINAATRTYPYAIFITIAWAFILFSNVFFFLHLTLMWLRLGRRSSHPTLLVSHHGGSSPHGAEGDIDNAGPGSADAHAH, from the coding sequence ATGTCTTCCACCGCCCAATCCATCCAGGACGCGAAACTCCGCGCCGATATCGACCGCTCGCTGCGCCACCCCGTCATGTTCTTCATGACCAGCGGCGCGGCTTGGCTCGCCGTCTCGATCATCCTCGGCCTCATTTCCTCCGCGAAGGTGCACAGCCCGGAGTTCCTCTCCGGCTGCGGCTGGCTCACCTACGGCCGCGTTTTCCCGGCCCACATTGCCGCGCTTGTCTATGGATGGGGCTTCCAGGCCGCCTTTGGCGTCATGATCTGGCTGATGGCCCGTCTTTCCCGCCAGGAGTGCAAGTCCGCCGGTGTCATCCTCGCCGCCGGCCACGTCTGGAACTTCGCCGTCAGCATCGGTCTTCTCGGCATCCTCGGTGGTGCCGGCACCGGTGTGCCGTGGATGGAATTCCCGACCTTCGTCTGGCCGGTGCTGCTGGTGACCTACTTCGTCATCGTCGTCTGGTCCTTCATCCAGTTCCGTGTCCGTCCTTCCGGCTACGTCTATATCTCCCAGTGGTACATCATGGCGGCCATGATCTGGTTCCCATGGGTGTTCATCACCGCGAACCTGCTGGTCTTCACCTTCAAGGGCGGCCATCCGGTCATGGCTGCGGGCATCGCCGCTTGGTTCAAATCCGGCCTGATCTACCTCTTCTTCACCCCGGTCGCCCTGGCCGCCAGCTACTACCTCGCGCCGAAGGTCACCGGCCGGCCGATCTACAGCTATTCCCTGGCGAAGCTCGGTTTCTGGTCCCTGGCCATCATCGCCCCATGGGCGGGCATGCAGAAGCTGACCGGCGCGCCGATCCCGTTCTTCCTGCCCTACCTCGGGGCCGCCGCGACCGCGCTGCTGTTCATCCCCGCGCTCGCCGTCGGTGTGAACATCCTCCGCACCACCCTGGCCAATCCGGAAGCGGTCGAGCAGAGTCCCTCCCTCCGGTTCTCCGTCGCGGGCATCATCGGCCTGCTGGTCTTCGGCTTCGCCGGCCTGTTCCTGAACCTTCCCGGCTCCAGCCTGAAGCTCACCCAGTTCTCCCTTTCCGGCTACGGTTTCGAGATCCTGGCCCTCTACGCCTTCTTCAGCTTCATCATGTTCGGTGCCATCTACTTCATCGTGCCGCGCATCACGCGCCGCGAGTGGCTGTCCCGCCGCCTCATCAACATGCACTTCTTCTTCTCCGTCTATGGCATCATTGCCGTCTCGGTGGTGGCGCTGTTCGGCGGCCTCATGCAGGGCATCGGCCAGGAGGAGTGGATCCAGCCGTGGATCAACGCCGCCACCCGCACCTATCCCTATGCGATCTTCATTACCATCGCCTGGGCGTTCATCCTCTTTTCCAATGTTTTCTTCTTCCTCCACCTGACGCTGATGTGGCTCCGTCTGGGCCGCCGCAGTTCGCACCCGACGCTGCTCGTCTCCCACCACGGTGGAAGCAGCCCGCACGGTGCGGAAGGTGACATCGACAACGCCGGTCCCGGTTCCGCGGACGCCCACGCCCACTAA
- a CDS encoding cytochrome c yields the protein MRYFFIIYAIIALLVVGIFGFRGQHSSKPPIRIFPDMDEQDKLKAQKPEPFFADGHGGRLPVHDTQPRGFNEEGVRVIGGIPEYEFGGQTGYYYTGTLDDYYGTGMPAELELTADNAAALIRRGQERYGIYCAVCHGSSGDGQGITGKYGVPGIANLHGDPFKSPAYPDGRMFDVITKGKGMMGSYGANIPVRDRWAIIAYVRTLQAAKEIPAPAAQ from the coding sequence ATGCGCTACTTCTTCATCATTTACGCGATCATCGCGCTGCTTGTTGTCGGAATCTTCGGGTTCCGCGGCCAGCACTCGTCCAAGCCACCCATCCGGATCTTCCCGGACATGGACGAGCAGGACAAGCTGAAGGCCCAGAAACCGGAACCGTTCTTCGCGGACGGCCACGGCGGGCGTCTGCCGGTCCATGACACCCAGCCGCGTGGTTTCAACGAGGAAGGCGTCCGTGTCATCGGCGGCATCCCGGAATATGAATTCGGCGGCCAGACCGGCTACTACTATACCGGCACGCTGGATGACTACTACGGCACCGGCATGCCGGCGGAACTGGAGCTGACGGCGGACAATGCGGCGGCCCTCATCCGCCGCGGCCAGGAGCGCTACGGCATCTACTGCGCCGTCTGCCACGGCTCTTCCGGTGACGGACAGGGCATCACCGGGAAGTATGGCGTGCCCGGCATCGCCAACCTGCACGGGGATCCGTTCAAGTCTCCGGCCTACCCGGACGGCCGCATGTTCGACGTCATCACCAAAGGCAAGGGCATGATGGGTTCCTACGGCGCCAACATTCCCGTCCGCGACCGCTGGGCCATCATCGCCTACGTCCGCACGCTGCAAGCCGCCAAAGAAATCCCGGCTCCCGCCGCCCAATAA
- a CDS encoding TAT-variant-translocated molybdopterin oxidoreductase, which produces MSKRIWNHPEADAGNATVAWRSPGQLQDSPEFRTWLDREFPQGAAEMADGEDAETSRRSFLKLMGASTALAGFGMAACRRPESYIVPYTKAPEWVIPGKATYYASSMPRAGGATPLVVTTFEGRPTKLGANTLHPDNEGTDAFVQASVLDLYSVSRSRTILKEGKKASRKDLDAMVAALSKDAAGKIGFVFGADDSPTRTRLSRELASKFSAAKFYQYEPLAGESVLGDGITTAVDFSKADRILSFDCDFTALDSQGPIRPFYDRRKPEGRTYDQKPDASSMNRLYMVEAAFSLTGGIADHRLRVPASQIVTIAAQIARGLGVNAASLTAAGEVTDAKHLQWINALVEDLKANAGKSVVLAGSRLPAALRQLAFEINSKLGNIGEGKPLATYRSDVTGLGTLANVKADIDSGAIETLVLLTPANPLHDALADLGFAESFRKLKASIHLGTRTDATAHASTWHIPAAHYLEAWSDARSVRGTYTIVQPMILPLYADCVSELELLLALLSAEGELINGEGKEGEASPAYTAVRATFAGIGGEGDTAWKQLLRDGFLKDSGYPATEVSLPQNVWSGLASIRREVPTTTSLDVIFATDASVFDGRWIDNGWLQEAPDPISKLTWDNAALIAPQTAKDLGIYKDLVPLSTRFADRAPEGDNEGEHRTAPMIKLTVNGVTIEIPVLISFGQAENTIVIPLGYGQGFNEEDELERDTKNASHVGLVGVNRGFDAYVLRKSGSEYYATGAKAEKIAKRYHVALTQEHNSMYGRALAREISTIETDELKGDFAKQLAGVKKQGNDSHAPENISLYKQEGSSTWDPGKDGKAKPLLSDPLHQWAMAVDLSACTGCNACLIACQAENNIPIVGKEQVARGREMHWVRMDRYYAVHKDNDFDPGNPEMITQGVSCVQCESAPCETVCPVNATVHTEDGLNAMAYNRCIGTRYCANNCPYKARRFNFFDYNKRNPLIEHNLNKGPFGETQVGKGPHLQRNPNVTVRMRGVMEKCTYCVQRLKDAVIRQKRGQKQEVLASGQKSPDVQVTTNTLRVPVEALKVACQDVCSAEAISFGNLLDGDKSTMVRAKNSERNYDLLNYIGTRPRTSYLARVKNPNPQMPDAKFVGKATIDMV; this is translated from the coding sequence ATGAGTAAGCGCATTTGGAACCACCCGGAAGCGGACGCTGGCAATGCCACCGTCGCTTGGCGCAGCCCGGGACAGCTTCAGGACTCACCGGAGTTCCGCACCTGGCTGGACCGGGAGTTCCCGCAGGGAGCCGCGGAAATGGCGGATGGCGAGGACGCCGAGACGTCCCGCCGTTCCTTCCTGAAACTGATGGGGGCATCCACCGCGCTGGCCGGTTTCGGCATGGCCGCCTGCCGCCGTCCGGAATCCTACATCGTCCCCTACACCAAGGCACCCGAGTGGGTGATCCCTGGCAAGGCGACGTATTACGCTTCCTCCATGCCCCGTGCCGGTGGCGCGACGCCACTGGTGGTGACCACCTTCGAGGGCCGTCCGACCAAGCTGGGCGCGAATACCCTGCACCCGGACAACGAGGGCACCGACGCCTTTGTCCAGGCATCCGTCCTCGATCTTTATTCCGTCTCCCGTTCCCGCACCATTCTCAAGGAAGGCAAAAAGGCCTCCCGCAAGGATCTGGACGCCATGGTCGCCGCGCTGTCGAAGGACGCCGCCGGCAAGATCGGCTTCGTTTTCGGCGCGGATGACAGCCCGACCCGCACCCGCCTGAGCCGCGAGCTGGCGTCGAAGTTCTCCGCCGCGAAGTTCTACCAATACGAACCCCTCGCCGGTGAATCCGTGCTGGGTGATGGCATCACGACCGCCGTCGATTTCTCCAAGGCCGACCGCATCCTTTCCTTCGACTGCGACTTCACCGCGCTCGATTCCCAAGGCCCGATCCGTCCGTTCTACGACCGCCGCAAGCCGGAAGGCCGCACCTACGACCAGAAGCCGGACGCTTCCAGCATGAACCGCCTCTACATGGTGGAGGCCGCCTTCTCCCTGACCGGGGGCATCGCGGACCACCGCCTGCGGGTTCCCGCCAGCCAGATCGTCACCATCGCCGCCCAGATCGCCCGCGGCCTCGGCGTGAATGCCGCTTCCCTCACCGCCGCTGGTGAAGTGACGGACGCCAAGCATCTCCAGTGGATCAACGCGCTGGTCGAGGACCTGAAGGCGAACGCCGGCAAGTCCGTCGTCCTCGCCGGCTCCCGCCTGCCCGCCGCCCTGCGGCAGCTCGCGTTCGAGATCAACAGCAAGCTCGGCAACATCGGCGAAGGCAAGCCGCTCGCAACCTACCGCTCGGACGTGACCGGCCTCGGCACGCTCGCAAATGTGAAGGCGGACATCGACTCCGGTGCGATCGAAACCCTGGTCCTGCTCACCCCCGCCAATCCGCTGCACGACGCGCTCGCGGACCTTGGTTTCGCGGAATCGTTCAGGAAGCTGAAAGCCAGCATCCATCTCGGTACCCGCACGGACGCCACGGCGCATGCCTCCACCTGGCACATCCCGGCCGCCCACTATCTGGAGGCGTGGTCGGACGCCCGCAGCGTCCGCGGCACCTACACCATCGTCCAGCCGATGATCCTGCCGCTCTACGCGGACTGCGTGTCCGAGCTGGAGCTGTTGCTCGCCCTGCTTTCCGCGGAAGGCGAACTGATCAATGGCGAAGGCAAGGAAGGCGAAGCCTCCCCCGCCTACACCGCCGTCCGCGCCACCTTCGCCGGCATCGGCGGGGAAGGGGACACCGCCTGGAAGCAACTCCTCCGCGACGGTTTCCTCAAGGACTCCGGTTATCCCGCCACGGAGGTCAGCCTGCCGCAGAACGTCTGGTCCGGCCTCGCCTCCATCCGCCGCGAAGTGCCCACCACCACCTCGCTGGATGTGATCTTCGCCACGGACGCTTCCGTCTTTGACGGCCGCTGGATCGACAACGGCTGGCTCCAGGAAGCCCCGGATCCGATCTCCAAGCTGACTTGGGACAACGCCGCCCTCATCGCCCCGCAGACCGCCAAGGATCTGGGCATCTACAAGGATCTCGTGCCTCTCAGCACCCGCTTCGCCGACCGCGCTCCGGAAGGGGACAACGAAGGCGAGCACCGCACGGCGCCGATGATCAAGCTGACCGTCAATGGTGTGACCATCGAGATTCCGGTCCTCATTTCCTTCGGCCAGGCGGAAAACACCATCGTCATCCCTCTTGGCTACGGCCAGGGCTTCAACGAAGAGGATGAACTGGAGCGCGACACGAAAAACGCCTCCCACGTCGGCCTCGTCGGTGTGAACCGCGGTTTCGACGCCTACGTCCTCCGCAAGTCCGGCAGCGAATACTACGCCACCGGGGCCAAGGCGGAGAAGATTGCCAAACGCTACCACGTCGCCCTTACCCAGGAGCACAACTCCATGTATGGACGCGCGCTCGCCCGTGAGATCTCCACGATCGAGACCGATGAACTGAAGGGCGACTTCGCCAAGCAGCTTGCCGGCGTCAAGAAGCAGGGCAACGACTCCCACGCTCCGGAAAACATCTCCCTCTACAAGCAGGAAGGTTCCTCCACCTGGGATCCGGGCAAGGATGGCAAGGCCAAGCCGCTGCTCAGCGACCCGCTGCACCAGTGGGCGATGGCGGTGGACCTTTCCGCCTGCACCGGCTGCAACGCCTGCCTCATCGCCTGCCAGGCGGAGAACAACATCCCGATCGTCGGCAAGGAACAGGTCGCCCGCGGCCGTGAGATGCACTGGGTCCGCATGGACCGCTACTACGCCGTCCACAAGGACAACGACTTCGACCCGGGCAACCCGGAGATGATCACCCAGGGTGTCTCCTGCGTGCAGTGCGAAAGCGCCCCGTGCGAAACGGTCTGCCCGGTGAACGCCACCGTCCACACCGAGGACGGACTCAACGCGATGGCCTACAACCGCTGCATCGGCACCCGCTACTGCGCGAACAACTGCCCCTACAAGGCCCGCCGCTTCAACTTCTTCGACTACAACAAGCGCAACCCGCTCATCGAGCACAACCTGAACAAGGGTCCGTTCGGTGAAACCCAGGTGGGCAAAGGCCCGCACCTCCAGCGCAACCCGAACGTCACCGTCCGCATGCGCGGTGTCATGGAAAAGTGCACCTACTGCGTGCAGCGCCTGAAGGACGCCGTCATCCGCCAGAAGCGCGGCCAGAAGCAGGAAGTCCTCGCCTCCGGCCAGAAGTCTCCTGACGTCCAGGTCACCACCAACACGCTCCGCGTGCCGGTGGAAGCCCTCAAGGTGGCGTGCCAGGACGTCTGTTCCGCGGAAGCCATCAGCTTCGGCAACCTCCTCGACGGCGACAAGTCCACGATGGTCCGCGCGAAGAACAGCGAGCGGAACTACGACCTGCTCAATTACATCGGCACCCGCCCGCGCACCAGCTACCTGGCCCGGGTGAAGAACCCGAACCCGCAGATGCCGGACGCCAAGTTCGTCGGCAAGGCGACCATCGACATGGTCTGA
- a CDS encoding cytochrome c3 family protein, producing the protein MANFFPRWSNLLPLKIAFCAGTALAGVALAFAYYATPKATTVGYQPAQPIPFSHKIHVDQLGLDCRYCHSFVDVSGTSNVPTGNTCWNCHQHVQKDSPKLAPLHKSMNVSYEGYDGKPIEWVRVHKAPDYVYFNHSAHVNRGISCQSCHGNVDKMEVVYQAESHSMAWCLECHRAPEKHLRPLEEVFNFSYGDKDVSKYAKANSGIKTTQDLGLKLKEQFGINPKTSCATCHH; encoded by the coding sequence ATGGCAAATTTTTTCCCACGCTGGTCGAACCTGCTTCCGCTGAAGATTGCGTTTTGTGCTGGCACGGCTCTGGCGGGTGTCGCCCTTGCTTTCGCGTACTACGCGACTCCCAAGGCGACGACCGTCGGATACCAGCCGGCCCAGCCGATTCCGTTCTCCCACAAGATCCACGTTGACCAGCTCGGTCTCGACTGCCGCTACTGCCACTCCTTCGTGGATGTTTCCGGCACTTCCAACGTCCCGACCGGGAACACCTGCTGGAACTGCCACCAGCACGTGCAGAAGGACAGTCCGAAGCTGGCTCCGCTTCATAAGTCGATGAACGTGAGTTATGAAGGTTACGACGGCAAGCCCATCGAGTGGGTGCGGGTGCACAAGGCTCCTGACTACGTTTATTTCAACCACTCCGCCCACGTGAACCGGGGCATTTCCTGCCAGAGCTGCCACGGCAACGTGGACAAGATGGAAGTGGTCTATCAGGCGGAGAGCCACTCCATGGCCTGGTGCCTCGAGTGCCACCGCGCTCCTGAGAAGCACCTCCGCCCGCTGGAGGAAGTCTTCAACTTCTCCTATGGCGACAAGGATGTCTCGAAGTATGCGAAGGCAAACTCCGGCATCAAGACGACCCAGGATCTCGGCCTCAAGCTCAAGGAGCAATTCGGCATCAATCCGAAGACGAGCTGCGCGACCTGCCACCACTGA
- a CDS encoding NAD(P)-dependent oxidoreductase, which translates to MNILITGASGFVGGSFMRWAERHPDVCVHGIGRRKLAMANYTSCDLTKPLELEQTPDVIIHAAARSAPWGSLQEFRRQNVTATENVVDFCVRKGVKHLIYISSSSVFYREADQEGMTEETPIGPDFVNHYARTKYEGELAARKFPGRVVVLRPRAVFGEGDTVLFPRILAAARAGRMYRFLREGPPVRGDLIHIGSLCDYMLRAALDPRIEGDFNLTNDAPVEIGPFLWEIFGRLGIALPDKTMTCENALKLATAIEWVYKIMMPCKEPPITRFGIGVLAYSKTFDASKTLRVLGRPAVSLEDGVEAFIRWQKQQMP; encoded by the coding sequence ATGAATATTCTCATCACAGGTGCGTCCGGTTTTGTCGGCGGTTCGTTCATGCGTTGGGCGGAACGGCATCCGGACGTGTGCGTGCATGGCATCGGCCGCCGGAAGCTCGCCATGGCCAACTACACCTCGTGCGATCTCACGAAGCCACTGGAGCTGGAGCAGACGCCGGATGTGATCATCCATGCCGCGGCGAGATCCGCCCCATGGGGATCCTTGCAGGAGTTCCGCCGCCAGAACGTGACCGCCACGGAGAATGTGGTGGATTTCTGTGTGCGGAAGGGCGTGAAACACCTCATCTACATATCCTCCAGCTCCGTCTTCTACCGGGAGGCGGACCAGGAAGGGATGACGGAGGAGACACCCATCGGTCCGGACTTCGTGAACCACTATGCCCGCACGAAATACGAGGGCGAACTGGCGGCGCGGAAGTTCCCGGGCCGGGTGGTGGTCCTCCGGCCGCGCGCCGTCTTCGGGGAGGGGGACACGGTATTGTTCCCGCGCATCCTCGCCGCCGCCCGGGCGGGCAGGATGTACCGCTTCCTGCGGGAGGGGCCGCCGGTGAGGGGGGATCTCATCCACATCGGCTCCCTCTGTGACTACATGCTGCGGGCCGCGCTGGACCCGCGGATTGAAGGCGACTTCAACCTCACGAACGACGCTCCGGTCGAGATCGGGCCGTTCCTGTGGGAGATCTTCGGACGTCTCGGCATCGCGCTCCCGGACAAGACGATGACCTGTGAGAACGCACTGAAACTGGCGACAGCGATCGAATGGGTTTATAAGATCATGATGCCTTGCAAAGAACCACCCATCACCCGCTTCGGCATCGGCGTGCTCGCGTATTCGAAAACCTTCGATGCCTCGAAGACCCTGCGCGTCCTGGGCCGGCCCGCCGTCTCTCTGGAGGATGGGGTCGAAGCGTTCATCCGCTGGCAGAAACAACAGATGCCCTGA